In Scophthalmus maximus strain ysfricsl-2021 chromosome 21, ASM2237912v1, whole genome shotgun sequence, one genomic interval encodes:
- the plcxd2 gene encoding PI-PLC X domain-containing protein 2 codes for MKTRPAGIGDLNADWMGSLPSQLSAMPLKHLAVPGSHDSFTFWVDVHAPVGPDQKAYVKYLATMFSVLAKKVMVKWSMTQNLTFKEQLDAGIRYFDLRVSSKPGEPGNEIYFIHGLFGHKVKDGLLEINSFLCRHRKEVVFLDFNHYYAMDAEHHVYLITMLQEVFGSKLCSNGAVESITLDYLWERKHQVIVFYHHPSAQDIPVMWPGNKIPAPWANTTKPNKLIQFLETTLKERNRKGSFHVSQAILTPRVNTVAKGLVWGLRHYLVERNLPTIMSWVEAQRPGADGVNIITSDFVELTDFANTVIKLNNLLLSERERRGR; via the exons ATGAAGACGCGACCTGCGGGGATCGGTGATCTCAACGCTGACTGGATGGGTTCGCTCCCCTCCCAGCTCAGTGCCATGCCCCTGAAACACCTCGCCGTGCCAG GATCCCATGATTCTTTCACCTTCTGGGTGGATGTGCATGCTCCCGTGGGCCCCGATCAGAAGGCTTATGTCAAATACCTGGCCACCATGTTCAGTGTCTTAGCCAAGAAAGTCATGGTGAAGTGGTCCATGACACAG AACCTGACTTTTAAGGAGCAGCTGGATGCAGGAATTCGCTACTTCGATCTCAGGGTCTCCTCCAAACCAGGCGAGCCAGGGAACGAGATTTACTTCATCCACGGCCTCTTTGGACACAAG GTGAAGGATGGACTATTAGAAATCAATTCCTTCCTTTGCAGACACAGGAAAGAG GTGGTGTTTCTGGACTTCAACCATTACTATGCAATGGACGCAGAGCACCATGTGTACCTCATCACCATGCTCCAGGAAGTGTTTGGCAGCAAGCTTTGTAGCAACGGTGCGGTGGAGAGCATCACTCTGGACTACCTGTGGGAGAGGAAACACCAG gtaATAGTGTTCTACCATCATCCCTCAGCTCAGGACATCCCTGTCATGTGGCCGGGCAACAAGATCCCTGCTCCGTGGGCAAACACCACGAAACCCAACAAGCTCATACAG TTCCTGGAAACCACACTgaaggaaagaaacagaaagggCTCCTTCCACGTGTCGCAGGCGATCCTCACACCCAGGGTCAACACCGTGGCCAAGGGCCTGGTCTGGGGGCTACGTCACTACCTGGTGGAGAG AAACCTGCCTACCATCATGTCCTGGGTGGAGGCTCAGAGGCCGGGCGCGGATGGGGTCAACATCATCACCTCGGACTTTGTGGAGCTCACTGACTTTGCCAACACTGTCATCAAACTCAATAACCTGCTGTTGTCGGAACGGGAGCGCAGAGGAAGATGA